From Micropterus dolomieu isolate WLL.071019.BEF.003 ecotype Adirondacks linkage group LG06, ASM2129224v1, whole genome shotgun sequence:
ACTCCAgatctgtgttgttgttgaagtTCCTTGTGGAACACCAGATCTGTGTTCTTGTTCAAGTTCCTGTGGAACACCAgatctgtgttgttgttgttaaggtTCCTTGTGGAACACCAgatctgtgttgttgttcaagTTCCTGTGGAACACCAGATCTGTGTTCTTGTTCAAGTTCCTGTGGAACACCAGATCTGTGTTGTTGTTAAGGTTCCTGTGGAATACCAGATCTGTGTTGTTGTTAAGGTTCCTTGTGGAACACCAGATCTGTCTTGTTGTTGAAGTTCCTGTGGAACACCAgatctgtgttgttgttcaagTTCCTGTGGAACACCAgatctgtgttgttgttcaagTTCCTGTGGAACACCAGACCTGTGTTGTTGTTAAGGTTCCTGTGGAACACCAGACCTGTGTTGTTGTTAAGGTTCCTGTGGAACACCAGATCTGTATTGTTGTTAAGGTTCCTGTGGAACACCAGATCTGTGTTGTTGTTAAGGTTCCTTGTGGAACACCAgatctgtgttgttgttgaagtTCCTGTGGAACACCAGACCTGTGTTGTTGTTAAGGTTCCTGTGGAACACCAgatctgtgttgttgttgttatgataaataattattttatattattcaaACGCAGCCTGAGAGGAAGGTCAGCCTGGCTGACCGAACTATGGACTGAAAGCacatttaaaaggaaaatcattcaaatataaaattctTTTTCTCCCCCTGTTTCTCTCAAAGGATCCAGTCTCCCCCTCCTTCATCATCACCTCCTTCAATACCAGCTCCTTCAGGATCACCTACTCCTGCTCTTCCTGGAGCTAGACAGCCTCTGGTTGTTTGGTGGAAGTATTTTTCCTCCCTCTGGTTGGAAGGTTTGACCTCTCCTTGTTGGACAATTTGACGTCTGTTTTTTTGGATAGtttgatgtctgtttttttggaCAGTTTGACTTCTGTTTTTTGGACAGTTTGAAATCTGTTTTGTGGACTGTTTGACATCTGTTTTGTGGACTGTTTGACGTCTGTTTTTTTGGACATCTCCTTGGACAGTTTGGACCTCTCCATTTTGGACAGTTTGACATCTGTTTTTTGGACAGTTTGACATCTGTTTTTGGGCATCTCCTTGGACCATTTGGACCTCTCCTTGTTGGACAGtttgaaatctgttttttgGACAGTTTGACATCTGTTTTTGGGCATCTCCTTGGACCATTTGGACCTCTCCTTGTTGGACAGtttgaaatctgttttttgGACAGTTTGACATCTGTTTTTGGGCATCTCCTTGGACAGTTTGGACCTCTCCATTTTGGACAGTTTGACATCTGTTTTTTGGACAGTTTGACATCTGTTTTTGGGCATCTCCTTGGACCATTTGGACCTCTCCTTGTTGGACAGtttgaaatctgtttttttgaACAGTTTGACGTCTGTTTTTTTGGACAGTTTGACGTCTGTTTTTTTGGACATCTCCTTGGACAGTTTGGACCTCTGACATCTACTTGTTGGACAGTTTGATGTCTCCTTGTTGGACAGTTTGACATCTGTTTTTTTGGACAATTTGACATCTACTTGTTGGACAGTTTGATGTCTCCTTGTTGGACAGTTTGACATCTGTTTTTTGGACAATTTGACATCTACTTGTTGGACAGTTTGATGTCTCCTTATTGGACAGTTTGACATCTGTTTTTTTGGACAGTTCGACGTCTGTTTTTTTGGAAAGTTTGACGTCTCCTTGTTGGACAGTTTGACGTCTGTTTTTTTGGACAGTTTGAAGTCTGACAGTTTGGATGTCTCCTTGTTGGACAGTTTGGATGTCTCCTTGTTGGACACTTTGATGTCTATTTTGTTGGACAGATTGAATGTCTCTTCTTTGGACAGTTTGACATCTTGTTGGAAAATTTGACATCTTCTTGTTGGACAGTTTGGCTGTCTCCTTGTTGGAAAATTTGAACTCTACTTGTTGGACAGTTTGGATGTCTCCTTGTTGGACAGTTTGACATCTCTTTTGTGGACAGTTTGGGCGTCTCCTTGTTGGACAGTTTCAACGTCTCCTTGTTGGACACTTTGACGTGTCCTTATTGGACAGTTTGACGTCTCCTTGTTGGACAGTTTGGATGTCTCCATGTCACTTGACACATTctactaaattaaattaaattttatttatatagtgccaaatcacaacaacagttatctcatttATCAGTTATCACATCTACTTGTTGGTGTCTGTCTCCGCAGAGATGAACTGTCTCTGTGGTCTGAGCATGCTCAGTGTGTTCGTCCTGTCACTGTGGGAGGAGCCAAACTGTGAGGCAATGACCTTGAACTCTGTCCTCCTTCATCAGGtgtcagagggaggaggaggaggaggaggaggaggtcaccagaggaggaagaggagctggGTGTGGAACCAGTTCTTTGTCCTGGAGGAGTACGGCGAAGACGAGCCGCTGTATGTGGGGAAGGTACGATCAGGGACATCGATGCTTCCACTGATTTCTGTTTGTTACAATAAAAATCACTAATCAATCATCAATAATGAGTAAAACAGCTCCACCTGCTGGACACGTTGCATCATTACGTTTCCTTCACTTACATCAAACATCACAGGCCCAGTCAGTGTAGCTTTCCCAGATTAGGGTTAGCTCATGTGACTTTACTATTACTGTCTCTCTCCCGCTGCATGCTGGGAGTTTGGTGGTGGTGAGCTAATATGGCTGAAGGGGAGCCATGTTTCATGGTGGGGATGGCGTCCTTATTGGTTTTCTTTGTAGTAAGGGTGTGAATCTTTTGGTATCTCACGATTCAGGGTCTTGTTTACCTTTGAGGGTCAGATGGAGGTGAGGTCATCAGCAGGAATGTGGACTGTGGTGGTTTAGAGGGACCTGATCCTGGAGGTGAAGCTCTGGGTTCACCAGTTGATCACAGAACAGGTGATCACAGAATAGTTGATCACAAAACAGGTGATCGCACAACAAGTGTGTTCTTGTTGTCTCTGCTGGTCTACCTGTTGTTTTTTATGGGTTGTCTTGTTGTCTCTGGTCCCTGCAGCTCCACTCTGACATGGATAAGGGTGACGGTCAGGTAAGGTATGTCTTGAACGGTGAAGGAGCAATGTCCATCTTCACCATCGATGAGAATACAGGAGACATTCACGCCACCAAGAGGCTGGACCGGGAGCAGCAGGCATACTACTCCTTGAGAGCTCAGGCTCGAGACCGAAAAACCAACATGCCAGTGGAACCAGAGTCCCAGTTCATCATCAAAGTCCAGGACATCAATGACAATGAGCCCAAGTTCCTGGACGGACCGTACACTGCTAGGGTGGCCGAGGGGTCTCCTGTAGGTGAGTCTGAACACCTGACTAACCAAGGGACAAAGTCTACTCCATGACAATGGTCCAGGTCTTTATTAACTGATGTCTATAGTATGTGAAAGGTTATAAACACATACCTTAGACATCTTTTAGCAAGTAAAGAATCTTTATTCATCCTTTCAAAACTAAAGTTAAAAGATGCTGCACAGGCGCAGTTAAATTACAGGTTTCAGAATTTCAGGTcacacataaacaaatgaaataaataaagataaagcaTAAAGCCGAATACgagttataaaataaaagccctTACAGCTGCTGGTGTAGAAACTTAGAAACTAAATGATCACTATTCAAAGTAAACAACGTGATAGCATCTGGACTGCTAGCTTTCAGTCTGCACCTCTGACTGCCCTTCAGCCTACATGTCTAGTTACCAGCCTTCATCCTGACCTGCTAGCTACCAGCCTTCATCCCGACCTGCTAGCTACCAGCCTTCATCCCGACCTGTTAGCTACCAGCCTTCATCCCGACCTGCTAGCTACCAGCCTTCATCCCGACCTGCTAGCTACCAGCCTTCATCCCGACCTGTTAGCTACCAGCCTTCATCCCGACCTGCTAGCTACCAGCCTTCATCCCGACCTGCTANNNNNNNNNNNNNNNNNNNNNNNNNNNNNNNNNNNNNNNNNNNNNNNNNNNNNNNNNNNNNNNNNNNNNNNNNNNNNNNNNNNNNNNNNNNNNNNNNNNNCATCCCGACCTGCTAGCAACCAGCCTTCATCCCGACCTGTTAGCTACCAGCCTTCATCCCGACCTGTTAGCAACCAGCCTTCATCCCGACCTGCTAGCAACCAGCCTTCATCCCGACCTGCTAGCTACCAGCCTTCATCCCGACCTGCTAGCTACCAGCCTTCATCCCGACCTGCTAGCTACCAGCCTTCATCCCGACCTGCTAGCTACCAGCCTTCATCCCGACCTGCTAGCAACCAGCCTTCATCCCGACCTGTTAGCTACCAGCCTTCATCCCGACCTGTTAGCAACCAGCCTTCATCCCGACCTGCTAGCAACCAGCCTTCATCCCGACCTGCTAGCAACCAGCCTTCATCCCGACCTGTTAGCTACCAGCCTTCATCCCGACCTGTTAGCAACCAGCCTTCATCCCGACCTGCTAGCAACCAGCCTTCATCCCGACCTGCTAGCAACCAGCCTTCATCCCGACCTGTTAGCTACCAGCCTTCATCCCGACCTGTTAGCAACCAGCCTTCATCCCGACCTGCTAGCAACCAGCCTTCATCCCGACCTGCTAGCAACCAGCCTTCATCCCGACCTGCTAGCTACCAGCCTTCATCCCGACCTGTTAGCTACCAGCCTTCATCCCGACCTGCTAGCAACCAGCCTTCATCCCGACCTGCTAGCAACCAGCCTTCATCCCGACCTGTTAGCTACCAGCCTTCATCCCGACCTGTTAGCAACCAGCCTTCATCCCGACCTGCTAGCTACCAGCCTTCATCCCGACTGCAGCAACTTCCTGTCTCTCAAGTTGGATaaacttaaaacatttaaaaacagctgcagtTACTATGTCGGAGAAGGTGCTACTCTTAATGTGATAATCACAGTTCtgactgaacagaaacatacttttattgtgaaatttatttctcatgcagtaaaatgttttttcagtgttacatttttaaccctttttagataaacattttCAGGTTTTTCTCTCCTTGGTTTGTTAAAGGATGTCATATTTCAAATCATTAAGGTGTTATTTCTCTACAGGTACGTCGGTGGTGACGGTGGTGGCGACAGATGCTGATGATCCGACTTATGGAAACTCTGCCAGACTGGTTTACAGCATCTTGCAGGGTCAGCCATACTTCTCTGTGGAGCCAAAGACAGGTAAGTGTGTTTCAatgcgtgtttgtgtgggttATTGCTTGAATCAGAGTTTCTCTCTCTGAATAAGCAAACTCTTACTTCTTAATCCGTGTGGAACCTCAGGATCCAGATGCTGGTGGATGTGAAACAGAGGTTGACCTCACATTTCTGGCAGTTGGCCTTTGGTATACCTGTGCACCCAGGTACCTTGCGTCATCTGGGCGCACATCAGTGACTGGAACTGGAACTCCTCATTCTCACACATTTGTGGAACTGGGACGAAGTTTCATGCGCTCCAGACTCTTTCCACTTTTGGTCTTCAGCAGTGTATGACTTGAAGGTATACAGCTCCACtcgttctttctttctcatgcCATTGCCTTCACAGTACGTACTGGCAGCCAGATGGTCACGATCAAGTCCAGAAAGTGGTACCACCTCCGCTTGTACCACTTTAGAACCTGCAAGGTGGTTCCTCCAACCATGGCCACCTTTAGTTCAAAAGATCCACGTCCTGCCCTCTTCAGCTCAGCATCGCACATCAAGGTGATGCCTGGTGGACTGTCACCAACAGTAGCAGTGCTGTGCAGTCCCTGCTGAGCCAGTCTGAGAGGGACCCTCGTAAACCAGTTGTTCTTGCTTGGGTATTGGCTGGGCCAGGCGGAGGACATCTGCTAGCTCAGGCGGTTGTACAACTGTCACCATCAGAGTCAGCCAAGTCGAGTATCTTGTAGACCTGTTTCTTAGGTTTTGAGGGCAGGTATTCTTCAGTCTGTTTCTCCCATTTAATAGGACCATCTGCTCATCAACAGCCAACTTCTCACCCAGTTATGAGCTGGATCATcatttctctcctgtctctctttgtTCTGAAGTGCAGGGACTTTTGTGCTTTAGTAGTGAGGTCGagggatgtgtttgtgtgaaactgtATCACATAGATTTGACTGCCCTACAATAACTTCCAGAATTTCTTTAGAAAACAACAGCTTGAAGTACTGGAGGGGGGCATGATATCAGATATTAAACTGCCATTCTGGGTCAGCACTGAAGTAAGCACGGTGGGCTGTTCTCCACCGTGGAACATGTCagggaaaataattccttcccaAAGAATACGGAGTCAAATAGATGTGATGAATCATTCTTTATGTAACGTGCCACGGAGAGAACGCACGGTTACTCTCCAgaactcagcatttcctctTCTTAAATACAAAACCAGGTACAGAACACAACAGCCAATAGTAAACTGCCAAGACAAGGGAAAACAAATGGCAGAGTATTATCACAGTATTATATCAAAAGCTTCTTCCTGGGCTGACAAAAGAACGTGGCATCAGAGTTGTGTCCAGGTGACTCTCATTTGTACATGTCAGCAGATGTTTATTGTAAGACAGACAACCCTTTGATTAGGAATAAAACCCTGTGACCAAGTTAGTTACAGTGAAATCCTAAAAATCAGCAACttataatgtatttctcacaAACATCAACCTCTGctacatcttcatcttcatcttcatccaCAGACTCCGACTCGGCCTCAGTCTCTGCAGGCAGGTGTTCTCCTTTAAAACAGGAAGCAGGATGCACAGATCTGAATGTTTCAGTTACACAACTTGACTGGCCCCTGactggacccccttttgccttcagaactgccttaattcttcgtggcatactttcaacaagcaGGTGGAAaccttcctcagagactttggtccatgtTGACATGACAGCATCACACAGCAGCCGCAGATTCCCTCCTGTTCCTCCACATCCCAAAGGGGCTCTGTTGGACTGAGATCTGGTGCCTGTGGAGGCCTCTGGAGTCCAGTGAACTCCTCATCATGTTCaggaaaccagtttgagatgatttgagctttgtgacatggagCATTATTCTGCTGGAagcagccatcagaagatggtacactgtggtcataaagggatggacctgctcagcaacaatactcagggaGGCTCAGCTggtcccccacaccattacaccaccaccaccacctgaaCCGTCGATAcgaggcaggatggatccatgctttcatgttgttcacaccaaattctgacccgACCATCTatatgtcgcagctgaaatcgagactcatcagaccaggcagcGTTTTTCCTTCTTCTATTGTCTATTCtgagctgacaggagtggccccTGGTGTGGTCTCCTGCTGCTGtggcccatctgcttcaaggttggacctgttgtgcattcagagatggtgCTCTTCATACCTTGGTTGGAACGAGGGGTTCtctgagttactgttgcctttctgctGTCATCTCGACCCAGTCTGCACATTCTCCTCTGACAACAACAAGGTATTTCCATCCACACCGCTGCCGCTCActggacattttctctttttcggaccgttctctgtaaaccctagagatggctgtgtgtgaaaatcccagaaGATCAGCAGTTTACCAGTCCCAGTCTATATATTTCTAAGTGCACTTCTTTTCTGTCCTCAACCTGTCTACATTACAGTTATCCATTCCATCGTTACTGGACACCTGCCAATCACAGTATTATACATTATTGTACTATATTATATTCCTATATTTCATGTGGATTTTAACTTGTGTGATTTTCTATTTATACATGGTGATTGGCGGAGGGATTGCATTGCCCATGACTGCGTCGCTGTCATCGTTGTGCGTATGCTGATGAAGAAGAGTCAGAGAAACAACAGTGTGAACACAGTTGTCAGGAACAGGGTTATCTAGCCATGCAAAAAGCCAGGACGGATGCAGATCTGTAACGTATAGAGCCATCACCAGGTGGAAATAGCTCCCAGTAGAGCCCACGTGTGTCAGGATGTGTGTGGTTGAAACACGTAGGCTgacaggtacagttcaaaaggtttattaacaaaacaaaagcgagcacagTTACAGTCCAGGTAATCCAAAAATAACAACAGTTCAAACAAACCAGGTGATCCAACTGAAAACATCCAAGAAGGGAAAACAATCCAtaaacagggagacacgacgagCAAGGCAGGCTAAACACGACATGCGACAACGCACATACACgcaacaatgaccggacaaagactgagagaaacaagcaaggatatatacacaggttaacgagctgggaggaggcacacaggtgatactaataatgacagcagacagacgCAGGCAGGCAGGAACACCAGATACAGATACCAAACAGGCCCAAACTAACAGACAAATCCCAACAGAAATAtgaatacaaataaacacatatacaaGGTACAAAAGACAAGAATCCAACTGGAACTctaaacacagaacagacaagcaggcagaggaaTAAAATCCACATGCAGAAGCAAAtctaaatgcagaaaaataaacatcataAAACTAAAACCGGACAGACAGGCAAACTAAATGACAAGAACAGACTGACGCAGaataatcaaaacaataatgaagTAAGTATTGTATTGAGTATTTTTAATGAAGCCAAATgatgaaagtttttttctgtttgtagtcTCACAAACAGactttcagtgtgaacatttAAAGCTGTGAACTGTGATGTGTTGATCTCTTCCTCTTATATAACCCTGTTCACCCCCCATCTGCAGCAGACGTTAACCTTTAGATGGAACATGTTTATGGCTGACAGAGAGGAGGTGAATTAACTCTGCAGAGCCACAGATTAAAACAGATTGTGAGGATTATTTGATTATAAACAGCTTCAGcctgctctgctctgaaccaTCCATTTATTTACCCTCAGTAAGCTCAGCTGAGTCACAGGTCACATGGTGAGACTGAAAAACACCACCGTGATGTGTTCAAGGACTGAGGGAGAAAATCACTGTGTAAATACTGGAAGGTGTCCTGATGTGTTTACTTAAACTGAgtctcacctgtcctgcagGTGTCCTGATGTGTTTACTGAACCTGAgtctcacctgtcctgcagGTGTCCTGATGTGTTTACTGAACCTGAgtctcacctgtcctgcagGTGTCCTGATGTGTTTACTGAACCTGAgtctcacctgtcctgcagGTGTCCTAATGTGTTTACTGAACCTGAgtctcacctgtcctgcagGTGTCCTGATGTGTTTACTGAACCTGAgtctcacctgtcctgcagGTGTCCTGATGTGTTTACTGAACCTGAgtctcacctgtcctgcagGTGTCCTGATGTGTTTACTGAACCTGAgtctcacctgtcctgcagGTGTCCTGATGTGTTTACTTAAACTGAgtctcacctgtcctgcagGTGTCCTGATGTGTTTACTGAACCTGAgtctcacctgtcctgcagGTGTCCTGATGTNNNNNNNNNNNNNNNNNNNNNNNNNNNNNNNNNNNNNNNNNNNNNNNNNNNNNNNNNNNNNNNNNNNNNNNNNNNNNNNNNNNNNNNNNNNNNNNNNNNNGAACCTGAgtctcacctgtcctgcagGTGTCCTGATGTGTTTACTTAAACTGAgtctcacctgtcctgcagGTGTCCTGATGTGTTTACTGAACCTGAgtctcacctgtcctgcagGTGTCCTGATGTGTTTACTGAACCTGAgtctcacctgtcctgcagGTGTCCTGATGTGTTTACTGAACCTGAgtctcacctgtcctgcagGTGTCCTGATGTGTTTACTGAACCTGAgtctcacctgtcctgcagGTGTCCTGATGTGTTTACTGAACCTGAgtctcacctgtcctgcagGTGTCCTGATGTGTTTACTGAACCTGAgtctcacctgtcctgcagGTGTCCTGATGTGTTTACTGAACCTGAgtctcacctgtcctgcagGTGTCCTGATGTGTTTACTGAACCTGAgtctcacctgtcctgcagGTGTCCTGATGTGTTTACTGAACCTGAgtctcacctgtcctgcagGTGTCCTGATGTGTTTACTGAACCTGAgtctcacctgtcctgcagGTGTCCTGATGTGCTTACTGAACCTGAgtctcacctgtcctgcagGTGTGGTGCGGACGGCTCTTCCTGACATGGACCGGGAGGTGCGGGAACGTTACCTGCTGGTCGTCCAGGCCAAAGACATGATTGGTCAGATGGGAGGTCTCTCAGGAACCACCTCCGTCACGGTGATACTGACCGACATCAATGACAACCCGCCTCGCTTCCCCCACAGTAagtctgacctctgaccttcacaGTTCACATCGCAGAAACTCTGAGGGATCAGAGCAGCAGGTATCTCAGGAGCCTGAACTGACCTGGACTCAGACCCAGTCCAGGATTAGTTTCTGGTGAACAGCTGGAGTAAACAGGAAGTAACATCATCATGTGTCTGTTTATCTGTGATCTACAGAGAGCTACCAGTTCACAGTTCCAGAGTCTGTACTGGTGTCAGATGTGGTTGCCAGGATCAAAGCTCTGGATCTGGATGTTGGTCCGAATGCTGAGATGGACTACAGGATCCTGAATGGAGACGGACTGGGAACCTTCAGGATCGTCACCGATCCAAACACACAGGAAGGACTCCTCACTTTACAGAAGGTACTGGTCACTTCCCAGTAAGAACTGGTTCACAGTTTTTTGTCCTTTGTTCAACAGGTTTAGAGTGTTTTAACGGCCCCCCTTTGAGAGAGTCCGGCTCACTGAACTGCCCCCCCTGCAGCTGTGAGctctctgcctgtctgatcATTGCATTAGTCGACTCTGTGCTCCACTTCCTGTCGGTCCCAGAGGACGGACCTCTGCTGCTGAACAGCTGCTGACAAATATCAGCACTTTGTTTCAGCTTTAGATGCAAAGACAGAACCATCTGTTAGAACCCATTCCAGATCCAGCATGCATGGTTCCAAAAGAATCTTATTCTTAATACGATAGTTAGGGAGACCATAGATCCTCTTTCTCCCGGACAGCTAAATCTCCCAAAACGTCCAGGATTCAGCTTCTGCTTTCTACAGTCGGCATTCATGCTCTGTGCTTTTTCATTGCTTCGACCTTTCTCTTTAGGTCTCGCCTTCTCGCTCGCCACCATTGGTCGGTCACGTAGGCCTACATATCCTTCACGCCACCACTGGCCAAACTGCATCTCGATCATCACCCACGGCAACAGCcaagagacagagcagcagcagctcatcaACAGTGAAACATGGTGCATGAACGGTGTGAAAAATGGCCAAACACAGGGCTTGAAGTGGGTCGGTACTCTCCGGTACTCACCGGTACGCAGTACCGGCACTTCTACAtgttactctttggcgtaccgagACTTTTTTTTGCATACCGGCACTTCTCACAGCCTGCGGGACTCTTGTCTGTCCTCTCCACTGGCGGAGACCAGTAGGGGGAAGATCAGGTGCCATCCCACACTTTGTAATTAATGTactattcaattcagttttatttatataacgccaaatcacaacaacagttatctcacagcacttttcataaagagcaggtctagaccgtactctgtgatgctatttacagaagcccaacagttcccaccaagagcagcactaggagacagaggcaaggaaaaacttcctttaagaggcagaaacctcgagcagaaccatggctcagggtgggcggccgagagagagagagagagagagagggagagagagagagggggagagagagggatatggaaggagagagagagagagagggggaNNNNNNNNNNNNNNNNNNNNNNNNNNNNNNNNNNNNNNNNNNNNNNNNNNNNNNNNNNNNNNNNNNNNNNNNNNNNNNNNNNNNNNNNNNNNNNNNNNNNagctttgtaggtaagaagaatgattttaaattctattctggattttactggaagccaatgcaaagaagctaaaacaggagaaatgtgatctcttttcctggttcctgtcagaacacgtgctgcagcattctggatcagctgaagagtcttaatggactttttcgagcagcctgataattaggaattgcagtaatccagcctagaagtaacaaatgcatggactagtttttctgcatcatttttagacaggatgttcctgattttcacaatattacgtaggtgaaaaaaggcggcctttgaaatttgcttaatgtgggacttaaacgacatgtcctgatcaaagataactccaagattcctcacagtggtgctggaggccagggcgatgccatccagggaaactatatctttagataatgcgtcacggaggtgcttaggccccagaacaataacttcagttttatctgagtttaacatgagaaaattacaggtcatccaggttttaacatcctgaaggcacatttgaagtttagctaactgatccGTCTTTGTTGGAAAGAAAAATATGGTCACTCTAGTATAGGTCATCCAAGGGTAACGGTTCTAACTGACCAGCAGGGAGTCCAGTAAAGAACCAGGCAGTATCCAGTATCCGAGTCCttgatttaaccctccttggaGAACTCTGATCTGGGTGACAGAGATAGTTGAGACAGGACCAGTTCTGTCCCTTTAAATCATGACTTTTTATCTCCAGGTGACGAGAAAACATGTTCAAGCATTATTTCCCCAGAGGTCGTCACACCAgtgtcccccctcccccctgtGTCCCCCCCAGACTCTGGACTTTGAGACCAAGTCGAGCTACGTGTTGCACGTTGAGGCGTCCAATCGTTACGTGGACACTCACTTCCTGTCAACGGGTCGGTTCAGCGACGTAGCGACGGTTCGTCTACTGGTGGAGAACGTGGATGAGCCTCCGGTCTTCTCCTCCCCCGTTAGTCGGATGGTGGTCTCTGAGGACGCTGCGGTAGGAACTGATGTGGGATCAGTTTCAGCTCACGACCCTGACGCCACCGACAACCCCGTCAGGTAGGAACATGAGCGCCTGGAGACAGAGTCAGAGGCGGAGCTGGTGTTTAACAGCAGGTGGATCTGTGTGCAGGTACTCGATAGACAGGAAGTCGGACGTGGAGCGGTTCTTTAACATCGACAGCAGCTCAGGTGTGATCCGGACCGCCAGACGTCTGGACAGAGAGACCATCGCTCTGCACAACATCAGCGTCCTCGCCACAGACAGCTGTGAGTCTGACATACTCTACATGTTGTACTGTTCCTTTAAATTCCTGGTTGTGATGTCAACAGCTGAGCGGCGTGCTGAggcgtgtctctgtgtgtgtgtcagtggatCGGTCTCAGGTGGGGAAAGCTGTGCTTCTGATCTCTGTGACGGACGTTAACGATAACGCTCCGAGCTTCGCCATGAAGTACGAAGCCTTTGTCTGTGAGAACGCAGAACCCGGACAGGTAAACCCACCTGGGTACTGTTTGGTACACAGTGTTACACACCTGTACTCTGACAAGTACCGCAGCAGAAGTTCTCTCACTttcacacagagctgcagaatAACAGGACTGATAGATCCagatccagacctcactgatccagacctcactgatccagaccccacagacccagaccccacagacccagacctcactgatccagacctcacAGCCCTAGACCTCACagatccagacctcactgatccagacctcacAGCCCTAGacctcacagacccagacctcacagacccagaccccac
This genomic window contains:
- the LOC123972017 gene encoding cadherin-7-like — protein: MDKGDGQVRYVLNGEGAMSIFTIDENTGDIHATKRLDREQQAYYSLRAQARDRKTNMPVEPESQFIIKVQDINDNEPKFLDGPYTARVAEGSPVGVVRTALPDMDREVRERYLLVVQAKDMIGQMGGLSGTTSVTVILTDINDNPPRFPHSNYQFTVPESVLVSDVVARIKALDLDVGPNAEMDYRILNGDGLGTFRIVTDPNTQEGLLTLQKTLDFETKSSYVLHVEASNRYVDTHFLSTGRFSDVATVRLLVENVDEPPVFSSPVSRMVVSEDAAVGTDVGSVSAHDPDATDNPVRYSIDRKSDVERFFNIDSSSGVIRTARRLDRETIALHNISVLATDSLDRSQVGKAVLLISVTDVNDNAPSFAMKYEAFVCENAEPGQIIETLSAVDRDEPENGHRFLFSLPAEASGNFSFILRDNKDNTASVLTRQGGFLWRDQPVHFLPVVISDGSSPSLSSTNSLSITVCDCDAHGNRRSCSRGAALLLVGLSSAAAATVLTCILVLLGVIVVVAAVRRSRREPLMMDDERDIRENIVHYDDEGGGEEDTEAFDMFALRHLNKPNPPRRDPDNNLPGLLAKTPEYRAERNMLFQEFIRNRLQEADVDLTAPPYDSLQTYAFEGNGSTAESLSSLNSSEFEQNYNFPTEWGPRFRKLADLYGTKSFSVSEPEPGESDRQKLLIIGSRCVKQLMFKALSYVKF